Genomic window (Chondrocystis sp. NIES-4102):
AAAGACCAACCACCCAAAGCGTATAAAATTAGACCAAGAGCAATTTGCAGCAAAATAAAATTACTATTTAACCAGCGATAATATGGGTCTCTATCTATACGGGGTGCGTGTTTCTTATATAGATCATAATTAAAATATTTCTCTTGTTTAAACATCAACCAACCCATATGACTCCACCAAAAACCCCTTTTAGCAGAATAGGGATCTTTATCATTATCTTCGGTATAAGCATGATGTAAGTTGTGTCCTGCTACCCAAAAAATAGGGCCTCCCTGTAACGCCAATGCGCCACAAGTTACTAAAATATACTCCAACCATTTAGGAACTTCTAAACTGCGGTGAGTCAAAATACGATGGTAAGCCAAACAAATACCAATACTACCTGTTAACCAATGAAGGAATACAGCTACCCAAAGCGCAGACCAAGAAAAGAACCAAGGAGCTAATAAAGCTATAAAGTGAAAACTAGCGAAGAAAATTATATTTACCCAACAAGGTTCAAATTTTTCTGAAGCTGGTGGAATTGATGGCTTGCTTTGAGGAGCAACTAATTGTTGTGTCATTACTAACTTGTCCTACGAAATACCTTTAATTTAAGAGCAAAGGCGATAATGCTGCTATGTTGTGGTGTGACTGCTCGCCAAGCTTATAGTTATGATTTCTGATAAGTTTTGCAAGTGCCACTTACATTTTGCAGTTTAGCAGTTATTTTTAATAGCTGCAAGTGTTACTTACTTTTTAATATAAATTAATATACGACAATAATAATTAATTATTTATGTTATTTGATAGCTTGACATCAACTAAGCCTCACTATAAATAAAAATTATCTAAGGGAAAAAAAGTTAACAAGCAAGTGTTATAGACTTTAAATCTTAAACTAGCTTAAGCAATCTACGAATATATAACATCAGTTGACTTAGCAAAACTAGCAATTAATTTTTGTAAAGTATAATTGCAGTGTCTTTAATTTTCTGGCTTGATAAGAATAGCTAATAAGTTTTTAGCTAGCAATTCTCAGTCTGATTAATTATCACTCAATCAAATTGCTACTTGAATTTAAAAAACCTTGAGATTAATGCTCAGGTTAGCAAACAATTGATTAAGTAGCATATTACATAAGATTGCAGGCTATAAACTTTTTTTAATAAAATCAGCACTGTCGATTAATAATTATTATTTACAGCAATTCAAATACCTCAATATTATTGTTAGGAGTCAAATTAAGTCATGCAAATGCTCAAGAAGCTATTTAAATCTAAAGACAAATATTATTTAGAATTAGATGAAATCAAAGATTCTCAGGTAGTTAAGGCTGTAGTCAATACTGCTAAAGATGTGGTAGAGGTAGTCCAGGAAACAACCGCAGATATAGTAGAATCTAAACCTGTACAAGAAGCCATTAAAACTGCAAAAGAAGCAGCAGCAGATATAGCAGATTCTAAACCTGTACAAGAAGCTGTTAAAAATGCCAAAGGAGCAGTAGCAGACATAGCAGATTCTAAACCTGTACAAGAAGCTGTTAAAACTGCAAAAGGAGCAACAGATGTAGCCCAAACAAAATTGCAAATTACCTCACAGGAAGTAAAAGGTAAAAAAGGCAAAGCTAAGAAAAAAGGTAAACAAGTAGCGGAGAAAGTTCAAGAAGTAGCCGAAACAAAAACTTCAAATACACCACAGAATGGGGCATCTTCCTATGATCCTCCTTTTTGGGTAGCTGCCATGTATAAAAATAATAATGAGGAAAATGCCATATTAGGCAAGGTTGAAAAAACATTTGCCACAGATAACCTCATGCCCATAATTACACAATATCGTCGCCGTCCTGGCCCTAGCCTTAATAAATATAAAAATATGGCTAAGGAATCTCGCTTTACGAAATAAATTTAAATAGTATTTTCACCAAGTTATTCAGTAGCTTAAAAAGCGATTGGTGGAAAACTAAGAGTAAATGGACGAAAGAATTATCTTGAGTTAAGGTATTTTTTCGTCTTTGTTTTTCGCACTTAGTACATATAAATTATAGTTAGATACAAATAAGTCGTGGGTAGGCAAGAGTGAAGCAATTATATATTTGCTCTCTAACTTTGTCCCCCTTTCAGATAAGATGAGAGTTGCTGCTTTTGATCGAAGCGTGCATTGATTAGGAAAACAACCCGTAAAGTTTTCCTGCAAATATTATAGATATTCGTTTTTTGCGGGCAATTTAAGTGAGAAAAAATCCATGAATCAAGAAATTTTTGAAAAGGTAAAAAAAATTGTCGTAGAACAATTAGAGGTAGAAGCAGACAAAGTAACATCAGATGCTAGTTTTGCTAACGATTTAGGGGCAGATTCTTTAGATACAGTCGAATTAGTAATGGCTTTAGAAGAAGAGTTTGAGATAGAAATTCCCGATGAAGCAGCAGAACAAATAGATACAGTAGGTAAAGCAGTAGATTTTATCAGTTCTGAAACTGATGCTTAGTTAAATTTTCATACATTAAATTTATTTAGGGTTGAGCAAAGCTGCTAAAGGAAGAAAGCTAAACTAATCATTAGAATAGAATAAATATGATTAGAAATTGGCAGAATAAATAATTATGCTATGCCATATACCTTAATAATTAAAATGTAAGGTGTAAAACGCCGTAGAAGATAGCCTCAGACAAACTACCGATAGATAAGAAAGTGTTTAGAGAGCAAAGATGACAAATAGGCAAAATAAACGGGTTGTAATTACAGGCTTGGGCGCAATTACTCCGATTGGTAACAATTTAACAGAGTACTGGGATAGTCTATTGCAAGGGCGTAGTGGAGTAGGATCGGTAACTCTATTTGATGCCTCCAAACACGCCTGTCAAATTGCTGCCGAAGTAAAAGACTTTGACCCTCATCAGTATATAGATAAAAAAGAAGCCAAGCGGATGGATCGCTTCGCTCAATTTGGAGTATGTGCCAGCCAGCAAGCGATCGCAGATGCAGAATTTGTGATCAATGATCTAAATGCTGATCAGGTAGGAGTATTGATAGGGACTGGGGTAGGTGGACTCAAGGTCATGGAAGAACAAAATGAGAACTTACTAACCAAAGGGCCGAGGAAAGTAAGTCCTTTTACGATTCCGATGATGATCGCTAACATGGCAGCAGGGTTAACAGCAATTCATACAGGAGCTAAAGGCCCCAATTCCTGTACTGTAACCGCCTGTGCTGCGGGGTCACACGCCATCGGGGATGCCTTCCGTCTAATCCAAGGGGGGTATGCGGTAGGAATGATTTGTGGTGGTGCAGAAGCAGCCGTTACACCTCTTTCTTTTGCAGGTTTTTGTTCAGCCAAGGCTCTTTCTACTCGAAATGATGATCCAAGCCACGCAAGTCGTCCTTTTGATCGCGATCGCGATGGATTTGTTATGGGTGAGGGTGCAGGAATTCTGTTTTTAGAAGAATTAGAACACGCTCTTTCTCGTGGGGCAAAAATTT
Coding sequences:
- a CDS encoding stearoyl-CoA 9-desaturase; translated protein: MTQQLVAPQSKPSIPPASEKFEPCWVNIIFFASFHFIALLAPWFFSWSALWVAVFLHWLTGSIGICLAYHRILTHRSLEVPKWLEYILVTCGALALQGGPIFWVAGHNLHHAYTEDNDKDPYSAKRGFWWSHMGWLMFKQEKYFNYDLYKKHAPRIDRDPYYRWLNSNFILLQIALGLILYALGGWSFVIYGVFVRAVTLWHCTWFVNSATHFWGYKNFECEDGSLNLWWVGILAYGEGWHNNHHFKPNVAKAGQRWWEIDVTWWVIQVLRALGLAKKVVM
- the acpP gene encoding acyl carrier protein — translated: MNQEIFEKVKKIVVEQLEVEADKVTSDASFANDLGADSLDTVELVMALEEEFEIEIPDEAAEQIDTVGKAVDFISSETDA
- a CDS encoding beta-ketoacyl synthase; translated protein: MTNRQNKRVVITGLGAITPIGNNLTEYWDSLLQGRSGVGSVTLFDASKHACQIAAEVKDFDPHQYIDKKEAKRMDRFAQFGVCASQQAIADAEFVINDLNADQVGVLIGTGVGGLKVMEEQNENLLTKGPRKVSPFTIPMMIANMAAGLTAIHTGAKGPNSCTVTACAAGSHAIGDAFRLIQGGYAVGMICGGAEAAVTPLSFAGFCSAKALSTRNDDPSHASRPFDRDRDGFVMGEGAGILFLEELEHALSRGAKIYAEIVGYGMTCDAYHMTSPIPGGQGAAKAIELALNDANLSPEQVDYINAHGTSTQANDSNETQAIKKALGSRAKEIVVSSTKSMTGHLLGGSGGIEAVATVMAIANDQVPPTINLVNPDPECDLDYVANHSRSQSVNVALSNSFGFGGHNVTLAFKKYS